In Arvicanthis niloticus isolate mArvNil1 chromosome 10, mArvNil1.pat.X, whole genome shotgun sequence, a single genomic region encodes these proteins:
- the LOC117716636 gene encoding major histocompatibility complex class I-related protein 1 isoform X1, producing the protein MMLLLPLLTIFLVKKSHTRTHSLRYFRLAVSNPGPGVPEFISVGYVDSHPITTYDSVTRKKEPKAPWMAENLAPDHWERYTQLLRGWQQTFKTELRHLQKHYNHSGLHTYQRMIGCELLEDGSTTGFLQYAYDGQDFIIFNKDTLSWLAVDNVAHITKRAWEANLHELQYQKNWLEEECIAWLKRFLEYGRDVLERTEPPVVRTTRKETFPGITTLFCRAHGFYPPEISMTWMKNGEEIAQEVDYGGVLPSGDGTYQMWVSVDLDSQSNDIYSCHVEHCGRQMVLDAPQESGNILLVVIMIPGTIILVIVLAGVGVLIRRMSQEPKEVMYQPTQVNEGSSPS; encoded by the exons ATGATGCTCCTGTTACCACTCCTAACCATATTCTTGGTGAAGAAAAGCCACACCC GGACCCACTCACTGAGATATTTTCGTCTGGCTGTTTCGAATCCTGGCCCTGGAGTCCCTGAATTTATCTCTGTTGGGTATGTGGACTCACACCCTATCACTACATATGACAGTGTCACTCGAAAGAAGGAGCCAAAAGCTCCATGGATGGCGGAGAACCTGGCACCTGATCACTGGGAGAGGTACACTCAGCTGCTTAGGGGCTGGCAGCAGACATTCAAGACAGAGCTGAGGCACCTGCAGAAGCACTACAACCACTCAG GGCTTCACACCTACCAGAGAATGATTGGTTGTGAGTTGCTGGAAGATGGCAGCACTACAGGGTTTCTCCAGTACGCATATGATGGACAAGATTTCATCATCTTCAATAAAGACACCCTCTCCTGGTTGGCTGTAGATAATGTGGCTCACATCACCAAGCGAGCATGGGAGGCCAACCTGCATGAGTTGCAATACCAAAAGAACTGGCTGGAAGAAGAGTGCATTGCCTGGCTGAAGAGGTTCTTGGAGTATGGAAGAGATGTCTTAGAAAGAACAG AGCCTCCAGTGGTAAGAACAACTCGAAAGGAAACTTTCCCAGGGATTACAACTCTCTTCTGCAGAGCTCATGGCTTCTACCCACCAGAAATTTCCATGACATGGATGAAAAACGGGGAAGAAATTGCTCAAGAAGTAGATTATGGAGGGGTACTTCCCAGTGGGGATGGAACCTATCAAATGTGGGTGTCGGTTGATCTGGATTCTCAGAGCAATGACATTTATTCTTGTCATGTGGAGCACTGTGGTCGCCAAATGGTTCTTGATGCCCCTCAGG AATCAGGAAACATCCTTCTAGTGGTGATCATGATCCCCGGGACCATAATTCTCGTCATTGTCCTGGCTGGAGTTGGTGTTCTGATCCGGAGAATGTCACAAG agCCAAAAGAAGTCATGTACCAACCCACCCAAGTGAATGAGGGCAGCTCTCCCTCTTAG
- the LOC117716636 gene encoding major histocompatibility complex class I-related protein 1 isoform X2: MMLLLPLLTIFLVKKSHTRLHTYQRMIGCELLEDGSTTGFLQYAYDGQDFIIFNKDTLSWLAVDNVAHITKRAWEANLHELQYQKNWLEEECIAWLKRFLEYGRDVLERTEPPVVRTTRKETFPGITTLFCRAHGFYPPEISMTWMKNGEEIAQEVDYGGVLPSGDGTYQMWVSVDLDSQSNDIYSCHVEHCGRQMVLDAPQESGNILLVVIMIPGTIILVIVLAGVGVLIRRMSQEPKEVMYQPTQVNEGSSPS; encoded by the exons ATGATGCTCCTGTTACCACTCCTAACCATATTCTTGGTGAAGAAAAGCCACACCC GGCTTCACACCTACCAGAGAATGATTGGTTGTGAGTTGCTGGAAGATGGCAGCACTACAGGGTTTCTCCAGTACGCATATGATGGACAAGATTTCATCATCTTCAATAAAGACACCCTCTCCTGGTTGGCTGTAGATAATGTGGCTCACATCACCAAGCGAGCATGGGAGGCCAACCTGCATGAGTTGCAATACCAAAAGAACTGGCTGGAAGAAGAGTGCATTGCCTGGCTGAAGAGGTTCTTGGAGTATGGAAGAGATGTCTTAGAAAGAACAG AGCCTCCAGTGGTAAGAACAACTCGAAAGGAAACTTTCCCAGGGATTACAACTCTCTTCTGCAGAGCTCATGGCTTCTACCCACCAGAAATTTCCATGACATGGATGAAAAACGGGGAAGAAATTGCTCAAGAAGTAGATTATGGAGGGGTACTTCCCAGTGGGGATGGAACCTATCAAATGTGGGTGTCGGTTGATCTGGATTCTCAGAGCAATGACATTTATTCTTGTCATGTGGAGCACTGTGGTCGCCAAATGGTTCTTGATGCCCCTCAGG AATCAGGAAACATCCTTCTAGTGGTGATCATGATCCCCGGGACCATAATTCTCGTCATTGTCCTGGCTGGAGTTGGTGTTCTGATCCGGAGAATGTCACAAG agCCAAAAGAAGTCATGTACCAACCCACCCAAGTGAATGAGGGCAGCTCTCCCTCTTAG
- the LOC117716636 gene encoding major histocompatibility complex class I-related protein 1 isoform X4 — translation MWTHTLSLHMTVSLERRSQKLHGWRRTWHLITGRGLHTYQRMIGCELLEDGSTTGFLQYAYDGQDFIIFNKDTLSWLAVDNVAHITKRAWEANLHELQYQKNWLEEECIAWLKRFLEYGRDVLERTEPPVVRTTRKETFPGITTLFCRAHGFYPPEISMTWMKNGEEIAQEVDYGGVLPSGDGTYQMWVSVDLDSQSNDIYSCHVEHCGRQMVLDAPQESGNILLVVIMIPGTIILVIVLAGVGVLIRRMSQEPKEVMYQPTQVNEGSSPS, via the exons ATGTGGACTCACACCCTATCACTACATATGACAGTGTCACTCGAAAGAAGGAGCCAAAAGCTCCATGGATGGCGGAGAACCTGGCACCTGATCACTGGGAGAG GGCTTCACACCTACCAGAGAATGATTGGTTGTGAGTTGCTGGAAGATGGCAGCACTACAGGGTTTCTCCAGTACGCATATGATGGACAAGATTTCATCATCTTCAATAAAGACACCCTCTCCTGGTTGGCTGTAGATAATGTGGCTCACATCACCAAGCGAGCATGGGAGGCCAACCTGCATGAGTTGCAATACCAAAAGAACTGGCTGGAAGAAGAGTGCATTGCCTGGCTGAAGAGGTTCTTGGAGTATGGAAGAGATGTCTTAGAAAGAACAG AGCCTCCAGTGGTAAGAACAACTCGAAAGGAAACTTTCCCAGGGATTACAACTCTCTTCTGCAGAGCTCATGGCTTCTACCCACCAGAAATTTCCATGACATGGATGAAAAACGGGGAAGAAATTGCTCAAGAAGTAGATTATGGAGGGGTACTTCCCAGTGGGGATGGAACCTATCAAATGTGGGTGTCGGTTGATCTGGATTCTCAGAGCAATGACATTTATTCTTGTCATGTGGAGCACTGTGGTCGCCAAATGGTTCTTGATGCCCCTCAGG AATCAGGAAACATCCTTCTAGTGGTGATCATGATCCCCGGGACCATAATTCTCGTCATTGTCCTGGCTGGAGTTGGTGTTCTGATCCGGAGAATGTCACAAG agCCAAAAGAAGTCATGTACCAACCCACCCAAGTGAATGAGGGCAGCTCTCCCTCTTAG
- the LOC117716636 gene encoding major histocompatibility complex class I-related protein 1 isoform X3, whose product MIGCELLEDGSTTGFLQYAYDGQDFIIFNKDTLSWLAVDNVAHITKRAWEANLHELQYQKNWLEEECIAWLKRFLEYGRDVLERTEPPVVRTTRKETFPGITTLFCRAHGFYPPEISMTWMKNGEEIAQEVDYGGVLPSGDGTYQMWVSVDLDSQSNDIYSCHVEHCGRQMVLDAPQESGNILLVVIMIPGTIILVIVLAGVGVLIRRMSQEPKEVMYQPTQVNEGSSPS is encoded by the exons ATGATTGGTTGTGAGTTGCTGGAAGATGGCAGCACTACAGGGTTTCTCCAGTACGCATATGATGGACAAGATTTCATCATCTTCAATAAAGACACCCTCTCCTGGTTGGCTGTAGATAATGTGGCTCACATCACCAAGCGAGCATGGGAGGCCAACCTGCATGAGTTGCAATACCAAAAGAACTGGCTGGAAGAAGAGTGCATTGCCTGGCTGAAGAGGTTCTTGGAGTATGGAAGAGATGTCTTAGAAAGAACAG AGCCTCCAGTGGTAAGAACAACTCGAAAGGAAACTTTCCCAGGGATTACAACTCTCTTCTGCAGAGCTCATGGCTTCTACCCACCAGAAATTTCCATGACATGGATGAAAAACGGGGAAGAAATTGCTCAAGAAGTAGATTATGGAGGGGTACTTCCCAGTGGGGATGGAACCTATCAAATGTGGGTGTCGGTTGATCTGGATTCTCAGAGCAATGACATTTATTCTTGTCATGTGGAGCACTGTGGTCGCCAAATGGTTCTTGATGCCCCTCAGG AATCAGGAAACATCCTTCTAGTGGTGATCATGATCCCCGGGACCATAATTCTCGTCATTGTCCTGGCTGGAGTTGGTGTTCTGATCCGGAGAATGTCACAAG agCCAAAAGAAGTCATGTACCAACCCACCCAAGTGAATGAGGGCAGCTCTCCCTCTTAG